In Populus alba chromosome 9, ASM523922v2, whole genome shotgun sequence, a genomic segment contains:
- the LOC118027663 gene encoding cytochrome P450 705A5 encodes MTVIQYFLAFLVLWFITIFLQYIFKRAGKKPAGYCPPPSPPTLPLIGHLHLLTPVAYKGFHALNNKYGPLLYLRLATYPAVLVSSAPVATEIFRAQDVHFASRIKSPFEDNLLFGSSTSFFNAPYGDYWKFMKKICMTELLGTSQMKKLKNVRREEVVRFLSKMLEIGQKNEVADLSAEVLTLANNSTCRMIMSARCSGEDNQADKCRALVSESFDLAAKLAVCNLFGPLKRIGIWFLRKKIADVPRRYDELFENVMVEHEEKAKREGPHMENKDLMDILLEVYHDKNAEMRITRKQMKTFFLDLFTGGTSTTADAILWILGELVNHPAAFKKLREEIDSVVGTERLVDEADIPNLPYFQACVKEAMRLHPPVPLFDRVCREDCKLAGYDIPKGITMIMNAYSIMRDPKIWDNPNDFIPERFLTEQDNTKGQNLQVYVPFGGGRRMCPGTNMSSSLINGSVTAMVQCFDWKVVGGDGPDGSKVNMDTKAGVTMSLDKSFMSNPVLHRNLFSA; translated from the exons ATGACTGtcattcaatattttcttgCCTTCCTTGTCCTCTGGTTTATCACAATCTTCCTTCAATACATCTTCAAGAGAGCCGGCAAGAAACCTGCCGGTTATTGCCCCCCTCCAAGCCCACCCACACTTCCTTTGATCGGCCACCTCCATTTACTAACCCCTGTAGCATACAAAGGATTCCATGCTCTCAACAATAAATATGGCCCTCTCCTCTATCTCCGTTTGGCCACATATCCTGCTGTTCTTGTCTCATCAGCTCCGGTGGCTACAGAAATCTTCAGAGCACAAGATGTCCATTTTGCCTCTAGAATAAAATCCCCTTTTGAGGATAATTTACTCTTTGGAAGCTCAACAAGCTTTTTCAATGCCCCATATGGGGATTACTGGaaattcatgaagaaaatttgCATGACAGAATTGTTGGGGACCAGCCAGATGAAGAAGTTAAAGAATGTTCGACGCGAAGAAGTTGTGAGGTTTTTGAGTAAAATGTTGGAGATAGGTCAGAAAAATGAGGTTGCAGATTTGAGTGCTGAGGTATTAACACTAGCAAACAATAGTACTTGCAGGATGATTATGAGTGCTAGGTGTTCAGGGGAAGATAATCAGGCTGATAAGTGCAGAGCGCTGGTGAGTGAATCCTTTGATCTGGCTGCAAAGCTTGCTGTCTGTAACTTGTTCGGTCCCTTGAAAAGGATAGGTATCTGGTTCTTGAGAAAGAAAATTGCTGACGTGCCTAGAAGGTATGATGAATTGTTTGAGAACGTCATGGTAGAGCATGAGGAGAAAGCAAAGAGAGAAGGTCCTCACATGGAGAATAAAGACTTGATGGATATTCTTTTGGAAGTGTATCATGACAAAAATGCTGAAATGAGGATAACCAGGAAGCAAATGAAGACGTTCTTTCTG GATCTCTTCACCGGAGGTACCAGTACTACAGCAGATGCCATACTATGGATTTTAGGGGAGCTTGTCAACCATCCTGCAGCGTTCAAGAAGCTGAGAGAGGAGATCGATTCAGTTGTCGGGACAGAGAGACTTGTGGACGAAGCAGATATCCCAAACCTGCCTTATTTCCAAGCGTGCGTGAAGGAAGCAATGAGACTACATCCACCGGTGCCTTTGTTCGATCGAGTATGCCGTGAAGACTGCAAACTTGCAGGATATGATATACCCAAAGGAATCACAATGATAATGAACGCATACTCTATCATGAGGGATCCAAAGATATGGGACAACCCTAATGATTTCATTCCAGAGAGGTTCTTGACTGAACAGGACAACACCAAGGGCCAAAACCTACAGGTTTACGTCCCTTTTGGCGGGGGAAGGAGAATGTGCCCTGGGACCAACATGTCCTCAAGTTTGATCAATGGCAGTGTTACAGCTATGGTTCAATGTTTTGATTGGAAGGTTGTTGGAGGAGATGGCCCAGATGGATCAAAAGTTAACATGGACACTAAAGCTGGTGTGACTATGAGCTTGGATAAGTCATTCATGTCCAACCCTGTTCTCCACCGCAACCTGTTCTCTGCTTAA
- the LOC118027661 gene encoding clustered mitochondria protein-like: protein MAGKSNKGRNRRGSNSTTNSSEPTASSDAPVKDDITASEAASEVGVAIVNGAPAGGEPANGTSEIKESETADSTSEAKQGDLHLYPVSVKTQSSEKLELQLNPGDSVMDVRQFLLDAPETCFFTCYDLLLHTKDGSTLQLEDYNEISEVADITSGGCSLEMVAAPYDDRSIRAHVHRTRELLSLSTLHASLSTSLALEYEKAQNKALGSDTGKTEVPELDGMGFMEDVAGSVGKLLSFPTKEITCVDSIIFSSFNPPPSHRRLVGDLIYLDVITLEGNKYCITGTTKMFYVNSSTGNVLDPRPGKAISEATTLVGLLQRISPKFKKALREILEHKGSAHPFENVQSLLPPCSWLGLYPFPDHRRDAARAEDALTLSYGSELIGMQRDWNEELQSCREFPHSTPQERILRDRALYKVTSDFVDAAVKGAIGVINRCIPPINPTDPECFHMYVHNNIFFSFAVDVDLEQLSKKCNSVTSSKMENTSSSINSSEKVTSDLHGDGGIANGVKSDGSTVEVVELHPESSSEPQLAESEQATYASANNDLKGTKAYQEADVPGLYNLAMAIIDYRGHRVVAQSVLPGILQGDKSDSLLYGSVDNGKKICWNEDFHSKVVEAAKRLHLKEHTVLDGSGDAFKLAAPVECKGIVGSDDRHYLLDLMRATPRDANYTGPGSRFCILRPELISAFCQAEAVARLKSRPKSEGGAHIAAADSTEVAAGDEQVKPEEAAASINNQEIAKEGKADTVEESAPALAGSSESSEEILFNPNVFTEFKLSGDPEEIAADEENVKKVGSYLANTVLPKFIQDLCTLEVSPMGGQTLTEALHAHGINVRYMGKVAEGIKHLPHLWDLCSNEIVVRSAKHILKDLLRDTDDNDLGPAISHFFNCFFGSCQAVGIKVSANGPHSRAAKKEQSGNQSSGKSSRGQTRWKGASARKNQSSYMNVSSETLWSDIQELAELKYQFELPEDARSQVKKVSVIRNLCQKMGITIAARKYDLNAAMPFQLSDILNLQPVVKHSVPLCSEAKDIVETGKVQLAEGMLSEAYTSFSEAFSILQQVTGPMHREVANCCRYLAMVLYHAGDMAGAIIQQHKELIINERCLGLDHPDTAHSYGNMALFYHGLNQTELALRHMSRALLLLSLSSGPDHPDVAATFINVAMMYQDIGKMNTALRYLQEALKKNERLLGEEHIQTAVCYHALAIAFNCMGAFKLSHQHEKKTYDILVKQLGEEDSRTRDSQNWMKTFKMREMQKQKGQALNAASAQKAIDILKANPDLLHAFQAAAVAGGSGSGSSSGSMNKSLNAAIAGETLPRGRGVDERAARAAAEVRKKAAARGLLTRPHGVPVQALPPLTQLLNIINSGETPDTVSNEEAAGGVKETNGQSSNDPVDTQKDQTSGQDQAPVGLGKGLASLDAKKQKAKAKVAA from the exons ATGGCTGGGAAATCTAATAAAGGGAGGAACCGGAGAGGATCCAATAGCACAACAAATTCTTCAGAGCCAACAGCGTCATCTGATGCTCCTGTGAAAGATGACATAACCGCTTCTGAAGCTGCTTCAGAAGTTGGTGTAGCTATTGTTAATGGAGCACCAGCTGGGGGTGAACCTGCTAATGGCACCTCAGAGATAAAGGAGTCTGAAACAGCAGATTCTACGAGTGAAGCAAAGCAAG GTGATCTTCATCTTTACCCCGTCTCTGTCAAAACACAAAGTAGCGAGAAGCTTGAGTTACAA TTGAACCCAGGAGATTCCGTCATGGATGTAAGACAATTCCTTCTCGATGCTCCTGAAACATGTTTCTTTACATGCTATGACTTGTTGCTGCACACAAAGGATGGTTCAACTCTTCAACTTGAAGATTATAATGAAATATCTGAAGTAGCTGACATTACTTCTGGTGGTTGCTCCTTGGAGATGGTTGCTG CACCTTATGATGATAGATCGATCAGGGCTCATGTTCACCGCACAAGAGAATTGCTGTCACTTTCTACACTTCATGCTTCATTATCAACGTCCCTTGCTTTAGAGTATGAAAAAGCACAAAACAAAGCTCTAGGTTCAG ATACTGGAAAAACTGAGGTCCCTGAGCTTGATGGGATGGGATTTATGGAGGATGTTGCAGGTTCGGTTGGTAAATTGTTGTCATTCCCAACAAAGGAGATTACATGTGTGGACAGtattatattttcatccttcaatcctCCCCCAAGCCATAGAAG GCTCGTTGGggatttgatttatttggatGTAATAACATTGGAGGGTAACAAATATTGTATTACTGGAACCACAAAGATGTTCTATGTCAATTCAAGCACAGGGAATGTCCTTGACCCAAGGCCAGGTAAAGCTATCTCTGAAGCAACTACCCTTGTTGGACTCCTGCAGAGAATCAGTCCCAAGTTCAAAAAAG CTCTTCGTGAAATTTTGGAGCATAAGGGCTCTGCACACCCTTTTGAAAATGTTCAATCTCTCCTGCCACCATGTTCATGGCTAGGATTATACCCATTTCCTG ATCACAGACGTGATGCGGCCAGAGCAGAGGATGCACTGACTCTTTCATATGGTAGTGAGCTGATTGGCATGCAAAGAGATTGGAATGAGGAGTTGCAATCCTGTCGGGAGTTTCCCCATTCAACTCCTCAGGAAAG GATTTTGCGTGATAGGGCTCTCTACAAAGTGACTTCGGACTTTGTTGATGCAGCAGTTAAAGGTGCTATTGGAGTAATCAACAGATGTATTCCCCCCATAAATCCAACTGATCCAGAGTGCTTTCATAT GTATGTTCACAACAATATATTCTTCAGTTTTGCTGTGGACGTGGACCTTGAACAGCTCTCCAAGAAATGTAATTCAGTTACTAGTTCAAAGATGGAGAACACTAGCTCTTCAATTAATTCTTCTGAAAAGGTCACCAGTGATTTGCATGGGGATGGTGGAATTGCCAATGGGGTGAAATCTGATGGATCAACCGTTGAAGTGGTGGAATTGCATCCCGAGTCATCTTCTGAGCCGCAGTTGGCTGAGAGTGAACAAGCTACATATGCTTCGGCAAATAATGATCTGAAAGGCACCAAAGCCTACCAAGAAGCTGATGTCCCTGGTTTATATAATCTTGCCATGGCCATAATTGATTACAGGGGTCATAGAGTGGTAGCCCAG AGTGTCTTACCTGGCATTCTTCAAGGGGATAAATCAGACTCTCTTCTGTATGGTTCTGTTGATAATGGAAAGAAAATATGCTGGAATGAAGATTTTCATTCTAAG GTAGTTGAAGCTGCCAAACGCCTTCATCTAAAGGAACACACTGTCCTAGATGGATCCGGGGATGCTTTCAAATTAGCCGCTCCAGTAGAATGCAAGGGCATTGTGGGTAGTGATGACAG GCATTATCTACTAGACTTGATGAGAGCTACTCCTCGTGATGCAAACTATACTGGACCTGGCTCACGGTTTTGCATATTGAGACCAGAATTAATTTCTGCCTTCTGTCAG GCTGAAGCTGTGGCAAGATTGAAGAGTAGACCAAAATCCGAGGGAGGGGCTCACATTGCTGCAGCAGATTCTACAGAAGTTGCTGCTGGTGATGAGCAAGTTAAACCTGAGGAAGCTGCAGCTTCCATCAACAATCAA GAGATTGCTAAAGAAGGGAAAGCTGACACTGTAGAAGAAAGTGCTCCTGCTCTTGCTGGAAGCTCTGAATCTTCCGAAGAAATACTTTTTAACCCTAATGTTTTTACCGAGTTCAAGTTGTCTGGAGATCCAGAG GAGATTGCAGCAGATGAAGAAAATGTGAAGAAAGTGGGTTCATATCTTGCAAATACTGTGCTTCCAAAGTTCATCCAAGATCTTTGCACACTTGAAGTCTCGCCCATGGGTGGACAAACTCTTACTGAAGCACTACATGCTCATGGAATTAATGTTCGCTACATGGGAAAG GTAGCTGAAGGGATAAAACACTTACCTCATCTATGGGATCTTTGTTCCAATGAGATAGTTGTCCGGTCTGCAAAGCACATCCTCAAG GATCTTCTCAGGGATACAGATGATAATGATCTAGGGCCAGcaatttctcattttttcaACTGTTTCTTTGGAAGCTGTCAAGCTGTTGGCATAAAAGTTTCAGCTAATGGTCCGCATTCAAGAGCAGCAAAGAAA GAACAATCTGGCAATCAGTCTTCAGGAAAATCCTCTAGGGGACAAACAAGGTGGAAAGGAGCATCTGCAAGAAAGAACCAATCCTCATATATGAATGTTAGCTCAGAAACTCTATGGTCTGACATTCAGGAACTTGCAGAGCTCAAATATCAG TTTGAGTTACCAGAGGATGCGAGGTCACAAGTGAAGAAAGTCTCGGTTATTCGGAATCTTTGCCAAAAG ATGGGAATTACCATTGCAGCTCGCAAATATGATCTCAATGCTGCAATGCCATTCCAACTGTCAGATATCTTGAATCTCCAACCCGTGGTAAAGCATTCAGTTCCTCTATGTTCAGAAGCTAAGGATATTGTGGAAACCGGAAAGGTTCAACTAGCTGAG GGGATGCTTAGTGAAGCCTACACGTCATTTTCCGAGGCATTTTCCATTCTTCAACAG GTGACTGGTCCAATGCATCGGGAGGTTGCCAACTGTTGTCG GTACCTGGCCATGGTTTTGTATCATGCTGGTGATATGGCTGGAGCAATCATCCAACAGCACAAGGAGTTGATCATAAATGAACGTTGCCTGGGATTAGACCACCCAGATACTGCCCACAG TTATGGAAACATGGCTCTCTTTTACCATGGACTAAACCAAACAGAACTTGCACTGCGACATATGTCCCGTGCACTGCTCTTACTGAGTTTGTCTTCTGGGCCAGACCACCCTGATGTGGCTGCAACCTTCATTAATGTTGCAATGATGTACCAGGACATTGGAAAGATGAATACAGCTCTTCGCTATCTGCAAGAGGCTTTGAAAAAGAACGAGAGGCTTTTAGGAGAGGAGCATATTCAAACTGCTGTATGCTACCATGCTCTTGCAATTGCATTTAACTGTATGGGCGCATTCAAGCTATCACACCAG CATGAGAAGAAAACCTATGACATACTTGTCAAACAGCTTGGTGAGGAGGACTCAAGGACTCGAGACTCTCAAAACTGGATGAAGACATTTAAGATGCGAGAGATGCAG AAGCAGAAAGGTCAGGCATTGAATGCAGCTTCTGCTCAAAAGGCGATTGATATATTGAAG GCTAATCCTGACCTGTTGCATGCATTCCAAGCTGCTGCGGTTGCTGGAGGATCTGGATCCGGGAGTTCCAGTGGTTCCATGAACAAATCCCTTAATGCAGCAATTGCTGGTGAGACACTTCCACGGGGAAGGGGAGTAGATGAACGAGCTGCTCGTGCAGCAGCAGAAGTTAGGAAGAAAGCAGCTGCTAGGGGGCTCTTGACTCGTCCACATGGTGTTCCTGTTCAAGCTTTGCCACCTCTCACTCAGCTCCTCAACATCATTAATTCAGGGGAAACTCCAGATACAGTCAGCAACGAGGAAGCAGCAGGTGGAGTGAAGGAAACTAATGGACAATCTTCTAATGACCCGGTAGATACTCAAAAAGACCAAACATCAGGGCAGGATCAGGCTCCTGTTGGATTGGGCAAAGGCTTAGCATCATTAGATGCCAAGAAACAGAAAGCCAAAGCCAAAGTCGCAGCTTAA
- the LOC118027662 gene encoding LOW QUALITY PROTEIN: cytochrome P450 705A22-like (The sequence of the model RefSeq protein was modified relative to this genomic sequence to represent the inferred CDS: deleted 1 base in 1 codon) produces MAAMTDVENYFITFLLVLTSTFILQYILRRLTKHSTHLCLPPSPPALPLIGHLHYLSPAAYKCLHNLCSKYGPLLYLRLGSFPVLLVSSASMANEIFKTHDLNFAYKPKSPFEDSILFGTSSFFHAPYGDYWRFMKKLCRTELLGARQLERSRGVRREELVRFLRKAFEKAKKKEVLDLSKEIMTLTNNITYRMVMSASSSGQDNDVEKCVGLVRESFQLVAKMTLANLLGPLRKVGVFFFREQLLDVPRRFDELLERIMEEHEERARRDGGEIENKDLMDIVLEAYHDKDAEVKISRNQMKSFFLDLFFGGSSTTAHSMQWLMAEMINHPEVFKKLREEMDSVVGRDRLVEDSDIPSLHYLQAVVKETLRLHPPAPIITRLSREDCKFGGFDVPRGTLAVVNAHSVMRDPEVWDKPDEFYPERFLLAIPKEEADEKTGRKGQDLNFWSFGGGRRRCPGVNLAFSLINATVAAMVQCFDWKLDGAEYMARVNMEATPGVTMSLAHPLLCLPVVHCNPFDTPAKDNQATD; encoded by the exons ATGGCTGCCATGACTGATGTCGAAAACTACTTCATTACCTTCCTCCTTGTGCTCACCTCAACCTTTATTCTCCAGTACATCTTAAGGAGACTAACAAAGCACAGCACCCATCTTTGCCTCCCTCCAAGTCCTCCGGCACTTCCTCTCATCGGTCACCTTCATTACCTAAGTCCAGCAGCATATAAATGCTTGCACAACCTCTGCTCCAAATATGGTCCTCTTCTCTATCTTCGTCTTGGCTCCTTCCCTGTCCTTCTTGTCTCATCCGCTTCAATGGCCAACGAAATCTTCAAGACACACGATCTCAATTTTGCATACAAACCAAAATCTCCTTTCGAGGATAGTATACTATTTGGaacctcaagt ttttttcatgcCCCGTATGGAGATTACTGGAGATTCATGAAGAAACTTTGTCGAACAGAATTGCTTGGAGCGCGACAACTAGAAAGGTCGCGGGGCGTTAGACGAGAAGAACTTGTTCGTTTTTTGAGAAAAGCGTTCgagaaagctaaaaaaaaggAGGTTTTAGATTTGAGCAAAGAGATAATGACACTAACAAACAATATTACGTACAGGATGGTGATGAGTGCGAGCTCTTCAGGACAAGATAATGATGTTGAAAAGTGTGTAGGGCTGGTGCGAGAATCCTTTCAGCTAGTAGCTAAGATGACTTTAGCAAATCTTTTAGGCCCTTTAAGAAAAGTAGGTGTTTTCTTTTTCCGGGAGCAGCTCTTGGATGTACCAAGAAGGTTCGATGAGTTGCTGGAGAGGATCATGGAAGAGCATGAAGAGAGGGCAAGAAGAGATGGCGGTgagatagaaaataaagatttgatGGATATTGTCTTGGAAGCATATCACGACAAAGATGCAGAGGTTAAGATAAGCAGGAATCAGATGAAATCTTTCTTTCTG GATCTCTTCTTCGGAGGCTCTAGTACCACAGCACATTCGATGCAATGGTTAATGGCAGAGATGATCAATCATCCTGAAGTGTTCAAGAAGCTTAGAGAGGAGATGGACTCTGTTGTTGGAAGAGATAGACTAGTGGAAGATTCAGACATCCCAAGTCTCCATTATTTGCAAGCTGTTGTGAAAGAAACACTTAGACTACACCCACCAGCTCCTATAATTACCAGATTAAGCCGTGAAGATTGTAAATTCGGAGGATTTGATGTACCGAGAGGAACTCTGGCAGTAGTCAACGCGCATTCCGTGATGAGGGACCCAGAAGTATGGGATAAACCAGACGAGTTCTATCCTGAGAGATTCTTGTTGGCCATCCCCAAAGAAGAGGCCGATGAGAAAACGGGAAGAAAGGGCCAAGACCTCAATTTTTGGTCCTTCGGTGGGGGAAGGAGAAGGTGCCCTGGTGTAAACTTGGCCTTCAGTTTGATTAATGCTACTGTTGCTGCCATGGTTCAATGCTTTGACTGGAAGCTTGATGGAGCTGAATACATGGCAAGGGTTAACATGGAAGCTACACCAGGGGTGACTATGAGCTTGGCCCATCCACTTCTATGTCTTCCCGTGGTTCATTGCAACCCATTTGATACTCCTGCTAAAGATAATCAGGCAACAGATTAA